The sequence below is a genomic window from Amycolatopsis sulphurea.
ACCGGCCCATGATGACCGCCGCTTCGAGGCCGTTTCCGGCGACGTCGCCGATGACGATGCCGATCCGTCCGCTGGGTAGTCCGAAGATGTCGTACCAGTCGCCGCCGAGTGCGGCGTCGGTGCCCGGCACGTAGCGGGTGGCGACGCTCAGGCCGTCGAGGTCGGGGAGGTTGCCGGGCAGCAGGCTGCGTTGCAGCGCGATGGTCGCCACCTGGTTCTGGAACAGGATCTCCGACTGGATCGCGGACGCGAGGTGATCGGCGAGCAGCCGGACCGTTTCGACCTCGGTGGCGGTGAACTGGCGGTGCGCGACCGATCCGACGTGCAGTACGCCGATCAATTCGCCTCCGGCGAGCATGGGCACACCGAGCATGGTGTGCAGGCCGCGCTCCCACAACAGCGCGTTGAGCGCGGTGGGGCCGTCGGAGCGATCGATGACGACCGGTTCGCGGCGCACCGCGACGGTGCCGGCGAACCCCTGTCCGACCGGAACCCGGACTCCCTGGTAAACCTCGTCCTCCAGCCCGGCGGCGCCGATCGCGACGAGCTGCTGCCAGCGTGCGTCGTGCCGCAGCACGGTCGCCGCGTCGACCCCGACGGCCGCGCAGGCCCGGGCGAGGATTTTCCGGAGCTCGTCCGCGAGGCCGCCATGGCCGGCCGCGGTTCCCACGATCTCGCCCAGCAGAATGCGCGATTCCGGTTCCGGCGCGTGCGGCGGCATGACCTCAACCCTAGCCGGACCAGGCGGGGTCGGCGACGACTTGGCTCCGGTCGTGTTCGAAGCGACGGCGGATCGCGGGCGCAAGCGCCCGGGCAGGGGAGGAGCCGCGGTACCGGGGATGGCCCGGCGGGCGGAGAGCAACCGCCGTCGTCATCGGCGTGCTCGACGGGTCCGGGTCTGCCCGGCGAGGTGGGCGGGCCTCGTCCGGAGCGCCCGGTTCGACGGCCGGCGGTCCTGTTTGGGGGGAATTGTCCCGTTTCGCGGCCGGGTACGGATCTCGACCAGGTCGCCCTGCGTGATTCCGGCGCGTTCGGCGTCCCGGTGGGGCAGTTCGGCCCAGGACTGCGCTGCGTCGTGACCGAGGTCTGTGAAGGGACCCTTCACGGACTCAGAGTCTGTGAAGGGTCCCTTCACAGACCACCACCCAGCGTGGGAGCGTCACGGTTCGCGACGGCGAAGGGGGCGGGTCGCCGGCCCTTCGAGTACCGCGCCGTCCACATCGAACCGGGAACCGTGGCAGGGGCAGTCCCAGCTGCGTTCGTCCGGGTTGAACCGGACGAAGCAGCCGAGGTGGGTACAGCGGAGAGACACCGCGTGCAGGCCGCCGTCGTAATGCCGGTAAACGCCTTTGCGATCGGACCGCCCGAGCACCCGCAGCGAGGCCCCCAGCCGGGCGAACCCGGCCGCGGCGGCCAGCCCGATCCCGGAGGCGGCGCCGGTGATCAGCACGACCTTTCCCGGCATGGGCGGTGGATCGGCGGGTCAGCCGGGCAGCTTCCGCCGGACTCGCAACCCGACGTTGCCGTAGCCGAGGACGATGCTCCGGTCCAAGACGGTGTCGATGGTGTCCGCGAAGTTCATCCGTCCCGCATACCCCTTGCGCCCTCGTCCAACCCTCCACGTGTGCGACGCGGAAAAAGGGGGTATCGCGTCGGTGACTGAGGATGGAGGTGCGCCGGTGAAGCTGGAGCCCGGGCACAAGGGAACCGTTGCGCTGCGGGAATACGTGCAAGCGGTGGCCGGGCTGCTGGGCGTCGAGGCCACGGCGTGCTGGAGCGAGCAGGCGCACCCCGCCACTGCCTACATCGCGTTGGCCGAGACCTCCCGGGAGCATCCCGGGCGGCTGCTGATGGCGCAGTGGACGAGCGACACCGGGTGGTGCCTGGCGCTGGAGCCGGATGCCGTGGAGGCTCCGGTGGTGATCGCACAGTGGCCGCGGCCGCGGTCGCCGAAACCGGCGGTGGTGGCCCGCCGGATACGCCTGCGCTTGAATGCCGGCGCACTGTCCGCTGTGGACGGACGTGGCGGCCGAAGGAGATCTCGTGGCTGAAACAACGGGCGGCGACATCGAGGGTGGCCCGGACGCGGTCTGCCCGGTCTTGCGGGGTGCGGAGACCGGGCTTCCGGAGTTCGTGCCGGGGTGGTCGTCACCGCCGGGCACGCAGCGCCACCAGCTCCCGCGAACGGTCCACATCGGACATCGCTGACTGCGCCGGCAGCAGCTTCCCGCCCGGCGTGAGCAGTTCGGACGCGTGCTCGCACAATGGATCGAGCAGCAGGCGGCCGTCCGGGCCGGCGTCGCAGACACACCGCACCGGGCACGGCACGTAGGGCGGGCTCGCGGCGACGAAATCGTACGGCCCGGTCTCGACCGCCGCCGTGAGGCCGCCTCGCCTCGCGCGGACCGGGCGACCACGGCGTTGAGCCGCGCCGAGGCATGCGCCCGCCGGGACAGGCCGATCGCCAGCACACACGCCGCCGGCGAGAGAGCCACGACGCCGGTCCCGTGCACAGATCCGGTGTGGACGCCCCGGGCGGGATGGCCGCCGCACGGATCGCGGACGCCTGGACGCGCGCGGCCGCCGGGTTTCGCCGGCTCCTGGCCCGGGTAGCCGGGCCAGGCAACCGTTCGAGGAGGAGCCCATGAGCAGCACCATCACCGAAACAGTGGATGTCGAGGTCCCGGTGACCACGGCCTACGACCAGTGGACGCAGTTCGAGTCCTTTCCCGAGTTCATGGAGGGCGTCGAGGAAGTCCGGCAGCTGGACGCGACACACACGCACTGGGTCACTCGCTTCGGCGGCGTCGGGCGCGAATTCGACGCGACCATCACCGAGCAGCACCCGGACGAACGGGTCGCCTGGCATTCCGATTCCGGGCCGGACCACGCCGGGGTGATCACCTTCCATCGCCTCGCCGACACCCGGACCCGGGTGACCGCCCAGATGGAGATCGATCCGGACGGGTTCGCCGAGAACGTCGCGGACAAGCTGGGCATCCTCGATCGCCGGGTGCAGGGGG
It includes:
- a CDS encoding PP2C family protein-serine/threonine phosphatase encodes the protein MPPHAPEPESRILLGEIVGTAAGHGGLADELRKILARACAAVGVDAATVLRHDARWQQLVAIGAAGLEDEVYQGVRVPVGQGFAGTVAVRREPVVIDRSDGPTALNALLWERGLHTMLGVPMLAGGELIGVLHVGSVAHRQFTATEVETVRLLADHLASAIQSEILFQNQVATIALQRSLLPGNLPDLDGLSVATRYVPGTDAALGGDWYDIFGLPSGRIGIVIGDVAGNGLEAAVIMGRLRSALRAYALDCDDPAEVLGKLDHKANHFEHGAMATVAYGVLDPAREHLVLSLAGHLPPILASPGAPAALVTAPADHPIGLTIDPAPRRTTTVRLPPGTAVVFYTDGLVERRDQLVDIGMRRLTELVRAEDPDRACARIMAEMVGSLPPQDDVALVVLQRHGGAAEV
- a CDS encoding SDR family NAD(P)-dependent oxidoreductase, coding for MPGKVVLITGAASGIGLAAAAGFARLGASLRVLGRSDRKGVYRHYDGGLHAVSLRCTHLGCFVRFNPDERSWDCPCHGSRFDVDGAVLEGPATRPLRRREP
- a CDS encoding DUF6292 family protein, with amino-acid sequence MKLEPGHKGTVALREYVQAVAGLLGVEATACWSEQAHPATAYIALAETSREHPGRLLMAQWTSDTGWCLALEPDAVEAPVVIAQWPRPRSPKPAVVARRIRLRLNAGALSAVDGRGGRRRSRG
- a CDS encoding SRPBCC family protein produces the protein MSSTITETVDVEVPVTTAYDQWTQFESFPEFMEGVEEVRQLDATHTHWVTRFGGVGREFDATITEQHPDERVAWHSDSGPDHAGVITFHRLADTRTRVTAQMEIDPDGFAENVADKLGILDRRVQGDLQRFKRFIEERGQATGSWRGEVPPPVG